The following coding sequences are from one Primulina eburnea isolate SZY01 chromosome 15, ASM2296580v1, whole genome shotgun sequence window:
- the LOC140813819 gene encoding BON1-associated protein 2-like, whose translation MEPRTSKAIEVTVISAEGLLENRQKPLKKNAFVVVKSDPLKSVSTGVDSEGGSYPSWNQKLEMELPAHVRFITVEAHSGSKVIGSADIPVTDFAGGYLPENYLSFLSYRLRDTNGEKNGIINLSVKVKAGGENGGMHSQLFAALDKGPDR comes from the coding sequence ATGGAACCACGAACGTCAAAAGCGATTGAGGTTACCGTCATATCTGCCGAAGGTTTGCTCGAGAATCGACAAAAACCCTTGAAGAAAAACGCGTTTGTCGTCGTGAAATCCGACCCTCTGAAGTCCGTATCAACGGGTGTGGATTCGGAAGGCGGGAGTTACCCTTCGTGGAATCAGAAGCTGGAGATGGAGCTTCCTGCGCATGTCCGTTTCATCACGGTGGAGGCGCACTCGGGCAGCAAGGTCATAGGATCCGCTGATATCCCGGTAACGGATTTCGCGGGTGGGTACTTGCCGGAgaattatttgagtttcctGAGTTACAGGCTGAGGGACACCAACGGGGAGAAGAATGGGATTATCAATCTGTCGGTGAAGGTGAAGGCCGGAGGCGAAAATGGTGGCATGCACAGCCAGTTGTTCGCGGCCCTGGATAAGGGCCCCGACAGATGA